A stretch of the Polaribacter pacificus genome encodes the following:
- a CDS encoding GmrSD restriction endonuclease domain-containing protein has protein sequence MDIQKYSVNQHLIETLLAWVKSGEIAIPEIQRPFVWDASKVRDLMDSLYQGYPIGYIITWLNPNVRLKDGTTATGKKVLIDGQQRVTALTAAILGQYVVNKDYKRVRIKIAFNPIAEKFDVQTPVIVKDKTWIPDISEILDGKSNSFSYINTYLATNPEIDQEHAVKSISKLFDLTKKQVGLIDLAADLDIETVTEIFIRINSQGVVLSQADFVMSKIAANEEYGGQELRKAIDYFSHLAVAPEFFQFIADNDKDFAKTDFFHKMTWLKNENEDLYDPKYTDVLRVAFSTQFNRGKLSDLVSLLSGRNFETRTFEAEIAESSFQKLSDGIHQFINETNFKRFLMIIKSAGFIHNKMIRSQNAINFAYIVYLRLRAKGENQANIESYVRRWFVFSVLTGRYSGSPESMFDFDVRQMDSRPFAEYLQEKEEAELSEAFWNASLVQSLNSSVSSSPYFHAYLASQVKANDKGFLSKEITIGDLITYRGDIHHIFPRNYLKKNGLPRGKYNQIANYVYMQQEVNIQIGDKAPEVYFCEMLEQCNGQELKYGAIDSVSELHRNLKSNCIPESVFTMNIENYDEFLLERRKLMAEKMKLYYFSL, from the coding sequence ATGGATATACAAAAATACAGTGTTAACCAACATCTTATAGAAACCCTATTAGCATGGGTAAAAAGTGGTGAAATTGCAATACCAGAGATTCAAAGGCCTTTTGTTTGGGATGCATCAAAAGTGAGAGATCTTATGGATAGTTTGTACCAAGGCTATCCAATAGGTTATATTATAACATGGTTAAACCCAAACGTTCGATTAAAGGATGGAACTACAGCTACTGGTAAAAAAGTATTAATAGATGGCCAACAAAGAGTTACTGCTTTAACCGCTGCAATTTTAGGCCAATATGTTGTCAATAAAGATTATAAGAGGGTTCGTATTAAAATAGCCTTCAATCCTATTGCTGAGAAATTTGACGTTCAAACACCTGTTATTGTAAAGGATAAAACGTGGATTCCAGATATTTCTGAAATATTGGATGGAAAGTCAAATTCATTCAGTTATATCAATACCTATTTAGCCACAAATCCTGAAATTGACCAAGAGCATGCCGTTAAATCGATTTCTAAATTATTTGACTTAACAAAAAAGCAAGTAGGCTTAATTGATCTAGCAGCAGATCTAGATATAGAAACCGTTACAGAGATTTTTATTAGAATTAATTCACAAGGAGTCGTACTAAGCCAAGCAGATTTTGTGATGAGTAAAATTGCTGCGAATGAAGAATATGGAGGTCAGGAGTTAAGAAAGGCAATTGATTATTTTAGTCATTTAGCAGTCGCTCCAGAATTCTTCCAGTTTATCGCAGACAATGACAAGGATTTTGCGAAAACAGATTTCTTTCATAAAATGACTTGGTTAAAAAATGAAAATGAAGATTTGTATGATCCAAAATATACAGATGTTTTGCGTGTTGCCTTTTCAACGCAATTTAATAGAGGTAAACTTTCTGATTTAGTAAGTTTACTCTCTGGAAGAAATTTTGAAACCAGAACTTTTGAAGCAGAAATTGCAGAATCATCCTTTCAAAAATTATCTGATGGAATTCATCAATTCATTAATGAAACCAATTTTAAGCGTTTTTTAATGATTATAAAGTCTGCAGGTTTTATCCATAATAAGATGATTCGCTCTCAGAATGCAATCAACTTTGCTTACATCGTTTATTTAAGATTAAGAGCAAAAGGAGAAAATCAAGCAAACATAGAAAGTTATGTGCGTAGATGGTTTGTTTTTTCAGTGTTAACAGGAAGGTATTCTGGATCACCTGAATCTATGTTTGATTTTGACGTAAGACAAATGGATTCAAGGCCATTTGCAGAATATCTTCAAGAAAAAGAAGAAGCTGAATTGTCAGAGGCTTTTTGGAACGCTTCGCTGGTTCAGAGTTTAAATTCCTCTGTTTCTAGTAGCCCTTATTTCCATGCATATTTAGCCAGTCAAGTAAAAGCAAATGACAAGGGCTTTTTATCCAAAGAAATTACAATAGGTGATTTAATTACCTATAGAGGAGACATACATCATATCTTTCCAAGAAACTATTTAAAGAAAAATGGATTGCCAAGAGGAAAGTACAATCAAATAGCCAATTACGTATACATGCAGCAAGAGGTAAATATCCAGATTGGTGATAAGGCTCCAGAGGTCTATTTTTGTGAAATGTTAGAGCAGTGCAATGGGCAAGAATTAAAATATGGCGCCATTGATAGTGTTTCTGAGTTGCATAGAAACTTGAAAAGTAATTGCATACCAGAATCTGTATTTACAATGAATATTGAAAATTATGATGAATTTCTTTTGGAAAGGAGAAAATTGATGGCAGAAAAAATGAAACTTTATTATTTTAGCCTATAA
- a CDS encoding restriction endonuclease subunit S translates to MMLEVKFKDTFDFQKKSKIKAGDGLKFDEGEYPFYTSSNTLTKSINEYLFKKESLIFGTGGLASIHYCDEKFAVSTDCFVIQPKNREEVFLKYVYYYLSGNIHILENGFKGAGLKHISKGYISDIKIPLPPIEQQKKIAAILDAADTYRQKTKALITKYDELTQSLFLDMFGDPVRNPMKWKVKSLGNLTNLVTDGKHGNCNDEIDSGYYFVSAKNIKNNKIYFEESRQIPKEEFEEVDKRTNLQAGDLVMINTGATIGRMAIAENIPETRRCTFQKSVAIIKVKPEYLTSVFLMYVFELRLASFASKGSGSAIKNLLLSAMKRFKIIIPPIDQQNQFAERVKAIETQKAQAQASLVQAENLFHSLLQRAFKGELV, encoded by the coding sequence ATGATGTTGGAAGTTAAATTTAAAGATACTTTTGATTTTCAAAAAAAGTCAAAAATAAAAGCAGGGGATGGTTTGAAATTTGATGAAGGTGAATATCCTTTTTATACATCAAGTAATACATTGACAAAATCTATTAATGAATATTTATTTAAAAAGGAAAGTTTAATTTTTGGAACTGGTGGTTTAGCGAGTATTCATTATTGTGATGAGAAATTTGCCGTATCAACAGATTGCTTTGTAATACAACCAAAAAATCGTGAAGAAGTATTTTTAAAATATGTCTACTACTATTTAAGTGGAAATATCCATATTTTAGAAAATGGTTTTAAAGGTGCTGGATTAAAACATATCTCTAAAGGTTACATATCAGATATAAAAATCCCTCTCCCACCAATAGAACAACAAAAAAAGATTGCAGCAATTTTAGATGCAGCAGATACCTACAGACAAAAAACAAAAGCACTCATTACTAAGTATGATGAGTTGACACAAAGTTTGTTTCTTGATATGTTTGGGGATCCTGTTAGGAATCCTATGAAGTGGAAAGTTAAGAGTTTGGGAAATTTAACCAATCTTGTTACTGATGGTAAACATGGTAATTGTAATGATGAAATAGACTCAGGGTATTATTTTGTAAGTGCAAAGAATATTAAAAATAACAAAATCTACTTTGAAGAGTCAAGGCAAATCCCTAAAGAAGAGTTTGAAGAAGTTGATAAAAGAACCAATTTACAAGCTGGTGATTTAGTTATGATTAATACTGGTGCTACAATTGGTAGAATGGCTATTGCGGAAAATATTCCCGAAACAAGAAGATGTACTTTTCAGAAAAGTGTAGCCATTATTAAAGTTAAACCTGAATATTTAACTAGTGTATTTTTGATGTATGTTTTTGAATTAAGGTTAGCTTCATTTGCAAGTAAAGGTTCTGGATCAGCAATAAAAAACTTATTATTATCAGCAATGAAAAGGTTTAAGATTATTATACCTCCAATTGACCAACAAAACCAATTCGCAGAAAGAGTAAAAGCTATAGAAACACAAAAAGCACAAGCGCAAGCCAGTTTAGTACAAGCAGAAAATTTGTTTCACAGCCTTTTACAAAGAGCGTTTAAAGGAGAGTTGGTATGA
- a CDS encoding type I restriction-modification system subunit M, protein MITGELKSQVDKIWDAFWTGGISNPLSVIEQFTYLLFIRRLDERQLLEEKKANTVGIPIQNEIFSPAQKELRWSSFKNKDPQSMFDVFTKPMVDEMTVFDHMKQVGNTGGVFAEFMSKANFIIATPRLLDQVVQLIDKINMNDRDTKGDLYEYMLSKIASAGTNGQFRTPRHIIKMMVDMTQPKKDDVICDPSSGTAGFLVAAGEYFRENHEDWFLDKTFRDHFNNEMFNGVEIDDTMIRIGAMNLQLHGIESPNLMKNDALSESAGDIRNKYSLILANPPFKGSLDYDAVENSILKTVKSKKTELLFLGLMLRMLKSGGRCAVIVPDGVLFGSSNAHKQIRKEIIEKHKLDAVISMPSGVFKPYAGVSTAVLFFTKTGTGGTDTVWFYDMQADGYSLDDKRNDIKDNDIPDILTRYTSLREPALSAVEMKQSQEQNRKRTDKSFLVPFDEIKENDWDLSINRYKEIIYEEIVYEAPTDIIKNIETLDTERNQALAALKEMLR, encoded by the coding sequence ATGATCACAGGAGAATTAAAATCACAAGTAGATAAAATTTGGGATGCCTTTTGGACAGGCGGAATTTCGAATCCCTTATCTGTTATAGAACAGTTTACCTACTTACTATTTATAAGAAGGTTGGACGAGCGCCAACTTCTAGAGGAGAAAAAAGCGAATACCGTTGGTATTCCTATTCAGAATGAGATATTCTCACCTGCACAAAAAGAATTAAGATGGAGCTCTTTTAAGAACAAAGACCCACAAAGCATGTTTGATGTATTTACCAAACCTATGGTAGATGAAATGACAGTCTTTGACCACATGAAACAAGTAGGAAATACAGGAGGTGTCTTTGCTGAGTTTATGAGTAAAGCCAACTTTATAATTGCTACTCCAAGATTGTTAGACCAAGTGGTTCAGTTGATTGATAAAATCAACATGAACGATAGGGATACTAAAGGAGATTTGTACGAGTACATGCTCTCTAAAATTGCATCTGCAGGTACTAACGGACAGTTTAGAACACCAAGACACATCATTAAAATGATGGTAGACATGACACAACCTAAAAAGGATGATGTTATTTGCGATCCTTCTTCTGGTACAGCAGGTTTTTTAGTTGCAGCAGGAGAATACTTTAGAGAAAACCATGAAGACTGGTTTCTAGATAAAACCTTTAGAGATCATTTTAATAACGAAATGTTTAATGGTGTAGAAATAGATGATACCATGATTCGTATTGGAGCGATGAACTTGCAATTGCACGGTATAGAAAGCCCTAATTTAATGAAGAATGATGCACTAAGTGAAAGTGCCGGAGATATCAGAAACAAATACTCTCTAATCCTTGCTAATCCGCCTTTTAAAGGAAGCTTAGACTATGATGCTGTTGAGAACTCGATACTTAAAACAGTGAAGTCTAAGAAGACAGAGCTGCTCTTTTTAGGTCTAATGCTTAGGATGCTAAAATCTGGTGGTAGATGCGCTGTAATTGTGCCAGATGGTGTTTTGTTTGGTAGCTCTAACGCTCACAAACAAATTAGAAAGGAAATTATAGAAAAGCACAAATTAGATGCTGTTATTTCTATGCCAAGTGGGGTTTTTAAACCCTATGCAGGGGTAAGTACTGCAGTGCTCTTTTTTACCAAAACTGGAACAGGAGGTACAGATACGGTTTGGTTCTATGATATGCAAGCAGATGGTTATAGTTTAGATGATAAGCGTAACGATATAAAGGACAATGATATCCCTGATATTTTAACACGCTACACGTCATTGCGTGAGCCTGCATTGAGCGCAGTCGAAATGAAGCAATCTCAAGAACAAAACCGCAAAAGAACAGATAAAAGTTTCTTAGTGCCTTTTGATGAAATTAAAGAAAACGACTGGGATTTATCTATAAACCGATACAAGGAAATTATCTATGAAGAAATAGTATATGAAGCTCCTACGGATATTATAAAAAATATTGAAACATTAGATACAGAGCGTAACCAAGCATTGGCAGCTTTAAAAGAGATGTTGAGATGA
- a CDS encoding DUF2130 domain-containing protein: MKDNTVKCPNCKEVFKVDDSVYTDIVKQVRDQQFQDELNNRLESAKKERENAIALAESNLKRTFQEELAQKQREIDALEAKSKSELIVEVSKKETTISELESKLQQAENEKKIALQDAIRDIEKQRDQLVNDVKLKEAEKENIEKSLKEDFRREFDHVAKDLKLKDEEIERLKDYKQKLSTKMLGETLEQHCENEFNKLRATAFQNAYFEKDNDASGGTKGDYIYREEDNNGNEIISIMFEMKNENDQTASKKKNEDFFAKLDKDRTAKGCEYAVLVTMLEADNEFYNTGIVDVSYKYEKMYVIRPQFFIPIITLLRNAGMKSLEYKAELSIIRNQNIDIINFEDKINDFKTGFARNYDLASRQFGDAIKEIDKTMTHLQKTKEALLSSVNNLRLANNKAEDLTIKKLTYNNPTMKEKFDNL, translated from the coding sequence ATGAAAGACAATACTGTAAAATGCCCAAACTGTAAAGAAGTTTTTAAAGTAGACGATTCTGTATATACAGATATCGTAAAACAAGTGCGTGACCAGCAATTTCAAGACGAATTAAATAATCGTTTAGAATCAGCTAAAAAAGAAAGGGAAAATGCGATCGCTTTAGCGGAGTCAAATCTAAAAAGAACTTTTCAAGAAGAACTGGCACAAAAACAGCGTGAAATAGATGCTTTAGAGGCAAAAAGTAAATCAGAGTTGATTGTAGAGGTTTCTAAAAAAGAAACCACAATTAGTGAGTTGGAGTCTAAATTACAACAGGCTGAAAATGAAAAGAAAATAGCCTTACAAGATGCTATTAGAGATATTGAAAAACAACGAGATCAATTAGTGAATGATGTTAAACTTAAAGAAGCTGAAAAAGAAAACATAGAAAAATCATTAAAAGAAGATTTTCGTCGTGAATTCGATCACGTAGCCAAAGATTTAAAGCTAAAAGACGAAGAAATCGAACGCTTAAAAGATTACAAACAAAAGCTTTCTACAAAAATGCTAGGTGAAACTCTTGAACAGCATTGTGAAAATGAATTTAACAAATTAAGAGCAACCGCTTTCCAAAATGCGTATTTCGAAAAAGACAACGATGCTTCTGGTGGCACAAAAGGAGATTATATTTACAGAGAAGAGGATAACAATGGAAATGAAATCATTTCTATCATGTTTGAGATGAAAAATGAAAATGACCAGACAGCTTCTAAAAAGAAAAATGAAGACTTCTTTGCTAAGCTCGATAAAGACCGAACCGCAAAAGGTTGTGAATATGCTGTATTGGTAACTATGTTAGAAGCTGATAACGAGTTTTACAATACCGGTATTGTAGATGTGTCTTATAAATATGAAAAAATGTATGTTATTCGACCACAATTTTTCATACCAATTATTACCTTGCTAAGAAATGCAGGAATGAAATCTTTAGAGTACAAAGCTGAGTTAAGCATTATAAGAAATCAAAATATTGATATTATTAATTTTGAAGACAAAATTAATGACTTTAAAACAGGTTTTGCAAGGAATTATGATTTGGCAAGCCGTCAGTTTGGAGATGCAATCAAAGAAATTGATAAAACGATGACTCATCTTCAAAAGACCAAAGAAGCTTTATTGTCCTCTGTAAATAATTTACGTCTAGCAAACAACAAAGCAGAGGATTTAACCATTAAAAAGTTAACCTATAACAATCCGACGATGAAAGAAAAATTTGATAATCTTTAA
- a CDS encoding helix-turn-helix transcriptional regulator, which produces MANSKHAHLRYNILDYCFKNKAFTFNQLLEFVNNKIEELYPAEGISIRTLREDLKLFRDPVNGFGAPLVEMSRTYRYTDPKFSIAQKPLLEYEQYLIYASQQLLERFENHPKYDKLAEALIKFQDEENQDDSEQEQILFYDHNEEYKGIKYLKPLYLAIQKKQVLQISYKGFKDGATSVYEFHPYVLKQYNRRWFVFGLNKDQNNYEWSIPLDERLLDFQIIEDKEYLKTQTDWSAFFRALVGVVKPPKAEVVKVVLRFYNGREHYFKTKPFQPDYEEFFEQEKQDQVWFETIINKELVQQILSFGGDVEVMEPKQLKVALKVHTNIMNEFYKN; this is translated from the coding sequence ATGGCAAACAGTAAACATGCACATCTAAGATATAATATACTAGATTATTGTTTTAAAAACAAAGCTTTTACTTTTAATCAATTGTTAGAGTTTGTCAATAATAAAATTGAAGAACTTTACCCAGCAGAAGGAATATCTATTAGAACATTAAGAGAAGACCTTAAATTATTTAGAGATCCAGTAAATGGATTCGGAGCACCTCTGGTTGAAATGTCCAGAACTTATCGATATACAGACCCAAAATTTTCTATAGCACAAAAACCTTTATTAGAATATGAACAATATCTAATTTACGCTTCACAGCAACTTTTAGAGCGTTTTGAGAATCATCCTAAGTATGATAAATTGGCAGAGGCCTTGATTAAATTTCAAGATGAAGAAAACCAAGACGATTCTGAACAAGAGCAAATTTTGTTCTATGATCATAATGAAGAATACAAAGGAATCAAGTATTTAAAGCCCCTTTATTTAGCCATCCAAAAAAAGCAAGTGCTTCAGATTTCCTATAAAGGGTTTAAGGATGGAGCGACCAGTGTTTATGAATTTCATCCTTATGTGTTGAAACAATATAACAGAAGGTGGTTTGTGTTTGGATTGAATAAAGATCAAAACAATTATGAGTGGAGTATCCCATTAGATGAAAGACTTTTAGATTTTCAGATTATAGAAGACAAAGAATACTTAAAAACCCAAACGGATTGGTCTGCCTTTTTTAGAGCTTTAGTTGGTGTGGTAAAACCTCCTAAAGCAGAAGTGGTAAAAGTTGTATTACGTTTCTATAATGGAAGAGAACATTACTTTAAAACGAAACCATTTCAGCCAGATTATGAGGAGTTTTTTGAACAGGAAAAACAAGACCAAGTTTGGTTTGAAACAATAATCAATAAAGAATTGGTGCAACAAATATTGTCTTTTGGCGGAGATGTTGAGGTTATGGAGCCAAAACAGTTAAAAGTAGCATTAAAAGTGCATACAAATATAATGAATGAGTTTTACAAAAATTAA
- a CDS encoding restriction endonuclease: MNYWLHRISHHAEVSYPLLEKNILTIGFSDFANQKFIDDLLKDESWEKRWNVIEEYFQTLWGNKPRTRHNLWRFVEGFKKGDRIIVPSWGVFSIYEIVSNKPQPISNLEIKNLKDWNEKTVTLKNGLLHRGEQGIDLGFYWQVMPLARNMSRKDFADAPLTARMKIRTTNANIFNLKDSVEKAMSSFKNNRPINLYGEIIEKIAPQVLKSLKTNLNPDKFESLVKFYFERNGATEVFIPSKNERGKEGDADIVAIFEPIKTIIYAQVKFHKIQSETNRWAVDQIKEYRNNRELLDDDYSKIGWVITTANSFTQTCKKIAQEEKVQLIDGNRFSEMLIEAGILDLNKAI, translated from the coding sequence ATGAATTATTGGTTACATAGAATATCACATCACGCAGAAGTTTCATACCCTCTTTTAGAGAAAAATATTTTAACCATAGGTTTTTCAGATTTTGCAAATCAAAAATTTATTGATGATTTGCTGAAAGATGAATCTTGGGAAAAAAGATGGAATGTAATAGAAGAATATTTTCAGACCCTTTGGGGTAATAAACCACGAACAAGGCATAATTTATGGAGATTTGTTGAAGGTTTTAAAAAAGGAGACAGGATTATAGTTCCTAGTTGGGGAGTTTTTTCAATTTATGAAATTGTTTCGAATAAGCCACAACCAATTTCAAATTTGGAAATTAAAAACTTAAAAGATTGGAATGAAAAGACTGTCACTTTAAAAAATGGTTTGCTTCATCGAGGGGAACAGGGAATTGATTTAGGGTTTTATTGGCAAGTAATGCCATTAGCAAGAAATATGTCACGTAAGGACTTTGCAGATGCACCCTTAACTGCACGAATGAAAATAAGAACAACTAATGCTAATATTTTTAATTTAAAAGATAGTGTTGAGAAAGCAATGAGCTCGTTTAAAAACAATAGACCTATTAATTTATATGGAGAAATTATTGAGAAAATTGCGCCGCAAGTTTTAAAATCTCTAAAAACAAATCTTAACCCAGATAAATTTGAGAGTCTTGTTAAGTTCTATTTTGAACGAAATGGTGCTACAGAAGTGTTTATTCCTTCGAAGAATGAAAGAGGAAAAGAAGGGGATGCAGATATAGTAGCGATATTTGAGCCAATCAAGACAATTATTTATGCTCAAGTAAAGTTTCATAAAATCCAATCAGAAACTAATCGATGGGCAGTTGATCAAATAAAAGAATATCGCAATAACAGGGAGCTTTTGGATGATGATTATTCGAAAATCGGTTGGGTTATTACTACTGCAAATAGCTTTACTCAGACATGTAAAAAAATAGCCCAAGAAGAAAAAGTACAATTGATAGATGGTAATAGATTTTCGGAAATGTTAATTGAAGCAGGGATACTGGATTTGAATAAAGCCATTTGA
- a CDS encoding 3'-5' exonuclease, with translation MIDSFVAIDFETATKHHICSVGIVTVENGEIIDEYHALIKPPNNIYNWHNIQVHGITEKDTVNGPAFSDVFPEIKKRVFGKILVAHNESFDRNVLSKTMQDYNISYSELNISNRWECTLKIYRTKGYKPAKLNACCAIHNIELKHHEALSDARACAKLFLIAQQNN, from the coding sequence ATGATAGATTCTTTTGTAGCCATTGATTTTGAAACGGCAACCAAACATCATATTTGTTCCGTTGGTATTGTAACTGTTGAAAATGGTGAAATTATTGATGAATATCATGCATTGATCAAACCGCCAAACAATATTTATAATTGGCATAATATTCAAGTACATGGGATTACAGAAAAAGACACAGTAAATGGACCTGCTTTTTCGGATGTATTTCCCGAAATTAAGAAACGTGTTTTTGGTAAAATTCTAGTAGCTCATAATGAGAGTTTTGATAGAAATGTATTGTCTAAAACAATGCAAGATTATAATATTTCTTATTCAGAATTGAACATTTCTAATCGATGGGAATGCACGTTGAAAATATATAGAACAAAAGGATATAAGCCTGCAAAACTAAACGCTTGTTGTGCTATTCATAACATTGAGCTTAAACATCATGAGGCCTTGTCTGATGCTCGTGCCTGTGCAAAATTGTTTTTAATCGCGCAACAAAATAATTAA
- a CDS encoding KAP family P-loop NTPase fold protein: MIKSSITDSPRNISKGEKDNFGIEPFENGLTKFINNSNTPITIALQGEWGSGKTSLMNSLKRNLSDLEESKYHSIWLNTWEYALMKDAQSTLIDIITGLIQETSKIAKVDETKINKLLNTLWSGVKETSKVVAKNALNKGFDGAGEIVNTFSSNGKSSIGEIRNELEVIIENCIIKDNKQGFIFFIDDLDRIDPPVAVQLLELLKNIFTLNNCVFILAIDYDVVIKGLEPKFGKLSESNEREFRSFFDKIIQVPFSMPVSGYETDKFLKESLLSTNYLDVESSNNIDLISKFSEISNLSVGKNPRALKRLMNSLSLISCINSAKNQTDENDQLNSELELLVNFALVSIQIAYPPVYRLLSLYAGFDKWNENIALQMNLKPLDQQSIEKLNKTEEFDEEWEKVLFRLCENDFYLKKRALNISRLLNSLKETITNSKEEIEDVIGAVISLSSVTNLEAFDKPVVDYHRGCLLKEIRERLFPVLKNKLPDQEISQIGKKVVTNLNFHLSQDVQFKFTSFPKDGKINLYMNTNVWYGNDIGDFRKDLKDHNLFSEFETIVNEYDAHFKTESSIITHNLFDVGEWKYKKINHFHVNFHSDLLLPKPEDFYTEDSIEKISEHIIKLSEFRSRVQEISNKRNSK; the protein is encoded by the coding sequence ATGATAAAATCGAGTATAACTGATAGCCCAAGAAATATATCAAAAGGAGAAAAAGACAATTTTGGAATTGAACCATTTGAAAACGGATTAACTAAGTTTATTAATAATAGCAATACGCCCATAACGATAGCGCTTCAAGGAGAATGGGGAAGTGGAAAAACTTCCTTGATGAATAGTCTTAAAAGAAATTTAAGCGATTTAGAAGAATCAAAATATCATTCTATTTGGTTAAATACATGGGAATATGCTTTAATGAAAGATGCTCAATCAACATTAATAGATATTATTACGGGATTAATACAAGAAACTTCAAAAATCGCAAAGGTTGATGAAACCAAAATAAACAAGTTGTTAAATACGCTTTGGTCTGGAGTTAAAGAAACATCAAAAGTAGTAGCTAAAAATGCATTAAATAAAGGGTTTGACGGTGCAGGAGAAATTGTTAATACTTTTTCTTCAAACGGGAAATCTTCAATTGGGGAAATTAGAAACGAGCTTGAAGTAATTATAGAAAATTGTATAATAAAAGACAATAAACAAGGCTTTATTTTTTTTATAGATGATTTAGATAGAATTGATCCACCAGTAGCCGTTCAACTTTTAGAATTACTTAAAAACATCTTTACATTAAACAATTGCGTTTTTATTCTAGCAATAGATTATGATGTTGTGATAAAAGGACTTGAGCCGAAATTTGGAAAGTTGTCAGAATCCAATGAAAGAGAATTTAGGTCATTTTTTGACAAAATTATACAAGTCCCTTTTTCTATGCCAGTTTCTGGATATGAAACAGATAAGTTTTTAAAAGAAAGTCTGTTGTCAACTAATTACTTAGATGTAGAGAGTTCAAACAATATTGACTTAATCAGTAAGTTTTCTGAAATTTCAAATTTATCAGTAGGTAAAAACCCAAGAGCCTTAAAAAGATTAATGAATTCACTTTCATTAATAAGTTGTATAAATTCTGCAAAAAACCAAACAGATGAAAATGACCAATTAAATAGTGAATTAGAGTTGTTGGTAAATTTTGCTTTGGTAAGTATTCAAATTGCTTATCCACCTGTCTACAGGCTTTTGTCACTTTATGCTGGGTTTGATAAATGGAATGAAAATATTGCTCTTCAAATGAATTTAAAACCACTTGATCAGCAGAGTATAGAAAAGTTAAATAAAACGGAAGAATTTGATGAAGAATGGGAAAAAGTTTTATTTAGGCTTTGTGAAAATGATTTTTATTTAAAAAAACGAGCACTAAATATATCTAGACTTCTCAATAGTTTAAAAGAAACAATCACGAACAGCAAAGAAGAGATTGAAGATGTTATAGGTGCGGTAATTTCACTATCGTCAGTAACAAATCTTGAAGCATTTGATAAGCCTGTTGTTGACTATCACAGAGGTTGTTTACTAAAAGAGATAAGGGAAAGGCTCTTTCCGGTTTTAAAAAACAAACTACCTGATCAAGAAATTTCACAGATAGGTAAAAAGGTTGTTACCAATTTAAACTTTCATTTGTCTCAAGACGTGCAATTTAAATTCACTTCGTTTCCAAAAGATGGAAAAATTAATCTTTATATGAATACAAATGTTTGGTATGGTAATGATATTGGTGATTTTAGAAAAGATTTAAAAGATCATAATTTATTTTCAGAATTTGAAACAATTGTAAATGAATATGATGCTCATTTTAAAACGGAAAGCAGTATAATTACCCATAATCTTTTTGATGTTGGAGAATGGAAATATAAAAAGATTAACCATTTTCATGTGAATTTTCATAGTGATTTACTATTGCCAAAACCTGAAGATTTTTATACAGAAGATTCAATTGAGAAAATTAGCGAGCATATTATAAAATTGAGCGAGTTTAGAAGCAGGGTTCAAGAAATTTCAAATAAAAGAAATAGCAAATGA